One Vanessa cardui chromosome 17, ilVanCard2.1, whole genome shotgun sequence DNA window includes the following coding sequences:
- the LOC124536888 gene encoding phosphatidylinositol 4-phosphate 5-kinase 2-like, with translation MADAIEPESETDILKPVKEIPVVQDQGVFKHDTGDIYDGFFEAKKKDRSVKMHGSGVYTTAEGDTYSGTWEADRLGANDNVTIKYSDGSKYVGQFKDWSYSGRGNYCYPDGSILRGEFSENAPTGHLTLIDPNGHIWLGKADQGYGWFEPTNHYYDMLERSKESKIKKQRKEIEGGVRSTIET, from the exons atggcGGACGCTATAGAACCAGAATCCGAAACTGATATTCTGAAGCCAGTAAAGGAAATTCCTGTGGTGCAAGACCAGGGCGTCTTTAAACACGACACCGGCGATATTTACGACGGTTTCTTTGAGGCTAAGAAAAAAGACAGAAGCGTGAAAATGCACG GTTCTGGTGTTTACACAACAGCGGAGGGAGACACTTACTCCGGGACATGGGAGGCAGATCGTTTGGGAGCCAACGATAATGTCACCATTAAATACAGTGACGGTTCAAAATACGTGGGTCAGTTCAAAGATTGGTCGTACAGTGGACGTGGAAATTACTGTTATCCAGATGGAAGCATTTTAAGAGGAGAATTTAGTGAAAATGCACCAACTGGTCATTTGACTCTAATTGACCCTAACGGTCATATTTGGCTGGGCAAAGCCGATCAAGGCTACGGATGGTTTGAACCAACCAATCACTATTATGATATGCTGGAAAGATCAAAGGagagtaaaataaagaaacagcGTAAAGAAATAGAGGGAGGTGTACGTTCCACCATTGAAACTTAA